A part of Campylobacter ureolyticus ACS-301-V-Sch3b genomic DNA contains:
- the dxr gene encoding 1-deoxy-D-xylulose-5-phosphate reductoisomerase — translation MVVLGSTGSIGVNSLLIANKFNIEVEALSCNKNVDLLNLQISKFKPKFVCVGDESLVKSVNHKTVFVGENGLLKMLENCKSKKIINALVGFAGLKPSIKTQNLNKTLCLANKESLVVAGKFLDTKKIIPIDSEHFGLKFLLKEMKIHKMIITASGGAFRDTNLNTLKNATPKDALKHPNWSMGAKITIDSATMMNKLFEIMEAFHLYKVSNLDAFIERTSTIHALIEFIDGSTTAHISKTDMKLAIANAVLDEINEPILEHFDLLSLEKGLKFEKINLEKYPVFSLKDEVIKNPDLGVIINAANEIYVNKFLNNECKFLDIKKIIFESLDKFASFKPLNLDEIFEMDKKVREFAKKLV, via the coding sequence ATGGTAGTTTTAGGCTCAACTGGATCAATTGGCGTAAATTCGCTTCTTATAGCCAATAAATTTAACATTGAAGTTGAAGCATTAAGCTGTAATAAAAATGTAGATTTGCTAAATTTACAAATTTCAAAATTTAAACCAAAATTTGTTTGTGTTGGTGATGAGAGTTTAGTTAAATCAGTAAATCACAAAACCGTTTTTGTTGGTGAAAATGGACTTTTAAAAATGCTTGAAAACTGTAAAAGCAAGAAGATAATAAACGCCCTTGTTGGTTTTGCTGGACTAAAGCCAAGTATTAAAACACAAAATTTAAATAAAACTTTATGCCTTGCAAATAAAGAAAGCTTGGTTGTGGCTGGGAAATTTCTTGATACAAAAAAAATAATTCCAATTGATAGTGAGCATTTTGGGCTTAAATTTCTACTAAAAGAGATGAAAATTCATAAGATGATAATCACTGCAAGTGGAGGAGCATTTAGAGATACCAATTTAAATACGCTTAAAAATGCAACTCCAAAAGATGCACTAAAGCATCCAAATTGGAGCATGGGAGCAAAAATAACAATCGATAGTGCAACTATGATGAATAAACTTTTTGAAATAATGGAAGCGTTTCATCTTTATAAAGTTTCAAATTTAGATGCATTCATTGAAAGAACCTCAACGATTCACGCATTAATTGAGTTTATTGATGGCTCAACCACGGCTCATATCTCAAAAACAGATATGAAACTTGCAATTGCAAATGCCGTTTTAGATGAGATAAATGAGCCTATTTTAGAGCATTTTGATTTGTTGAGTTTAGAAAAAGGGCTTAAATTTGAAAAAATTAATTTAGAAAAATATCCAGTTTTTTCACTAAAAGATGAAGTTATAAAAAACCCTGATTTAGGAGTGATAATAAATGCTGCAAATGAAATTTATGTTAATAAATTTTTAAATAATGAGTGCAAATTTTTAGATATTAAAAAAATAATTTTTGAAAGTTTAGATAAATTTGCCTCTTTTAAGCCTTTAAATTTGGATGAAATTTTTGAAATGGATAAAAAAGTAAGAGAATTTGCTAAAAAATTAGTATAA
- the hsrA gene encoding homeostatic response regulator transcription factor HsrA, whose translation MRILIVEDEVTLNKTIAEGLQEFGYQADCAENFKDAEYYIGIRNYDLVLADWMLPDGDGIDLINIIKQKCPRTAVVMLSAKEDKESEIKALKAGASDYIKKPFDFDILLARIEVQLRFGGTNVIQIGELTIDPDEEKIIYKDQEVELKGKPFEVLTHLARHSDQIVSKEQLLDAIWEEPELVTPNVIEVAINQIRQKMDKPLNISTIETVRRRGYRFCFPKKV comes from the coding sequence ATGAGAATTTTGATAGTAGAAGATGAAGTTACTCTAAATAAAACAATTGCCGAAGGTTTGCAAGAATTTGGTTATCAAGCAGACTGTGCTGAAAACTTCAAAGATGCTGAGTATTATATCGGCATAAGAAACTATGATTTAGTTCTAGCAGACTGGATGCTTCCTGATGGAGATGGAATTGATCTTATCAACATTATAAAACAAAAATGTCCTAGAACTGCAGTTGTAATGCTATCAGCAAAAGAAGATAAAGAAAGCGAAATAAAAGCATTAAAAGCAGGAGCAAGTGATTATATAAAAAAACCATTTGATTTTGATATTTTGCTAGCTAGAATTGAAGTTCAACTTAGATTTGGCGGTACAAATGTAATCCAAATAGGCGAACTTACAATAGATCCAGATGAGGAAAAAATAATTTATAAAGATCAAGAAGTAGAATTAAAAGGAAAACCATTTGAGGTTTTAACTCATCTTGCAAGACATAGTGATCAAATAGTCTCAAAAGAACAACTCCTTGATGCGATTTGGGAAGAACCAGAACTTGTTACTCCAAATGTGATTGAAGTAGCAATAAATCAAATTAGACAAAAAATGGATAAACCTTTAAATATATCAACAATAGAAACTGTAAGAAGACGCGGATATAGATTTTGCTTTCCCAAAAAAGTTTAA
- a CDS encoding dihydroneopterin aldolase: protein MITVLIENLEFKTIIGMLEFERTKAQKIKIDAKFQAHEFIDYALVCEIIENEFNKNKFVKVEDALNYFCDFFKKKYPTINYFSMKIIKKEILQNADVGAMIEEIF, encoded by the coding sequence ATGATAACTGTTTTAATTGAAAATTTAGAGTTTAAAACAATTATTGGAATGCTTGAGTTTGAGCGAACAAAAGCTCAAAAGATAAAAATAGATGCAAAATTTCAAGCTCATGAGTTTATCGACTATGCGCTAGTTTGTGAAATTATAGAAAATGAGTTTAATAAAAATAAATTTGTAAAAGTTGAAGATGCCTTAAATTATTTTTGTGATTTTTTTAAAAAAAAATATCCAACAATAAATTATTTTTCTATGAAAATTATAAAAAAAGAAATTTTACAAAATGCAGATGTTGGGGCAATGATAGAAGAAATTTTTTAA
- the plsY gene encoding glycerol-3-phosphate 1-O-acyltransferase PlsY, with translation MLYLAAYLIASIPFGVIIVKSLYSVDITKEGSKSIGATNVYRVLKNIDLKNAKKIAIITIICDVLKGFLPIIIAKFAGIDENVLWMMAVMAVLGHCFSAFLKFEGGKGVATSYGVFAAFLPIEVALSLIVWFLVGKFIKVSSIASLSGIFTFLILSLIIHPQILPINTHAPIIIIVFIVFYKHIPNIKRLIFKEEKQVL, from the coding sequence ATGCTTTATTTGGCTGCTTATTTAATAGCTTCAATTCCATTTGGAGTTATTATCGTAAAGTCTCTTTATAGTGTGGATATTACAAAAGAAGGAAGCAAAAGCATTGGAGCAACAAATGTTTATAGAGTTTTAAAAAATATTGATTTAAAAAATGCAAAAAAAATAGCAATTATTACAATAATTTGCGATGTATTAAAAGGCTTTTTGCCTATTATTATTGCTAAATTTGCAGGAATTGATGAAAATGTTTTATGGATGATGGCAGTAATGGCTGTGTTGGGGCATTGTTTTAGTGCGTTTTTAAAATTTGAAGGTGGAAAAGGCGTGGCAACAAGCTATGGAGTTTTTGCAGCATTCTTACCAATTGAGGTTGCTTTATCTTTAATTGTTTGGTTTTTGGTAGGAAAATTTATAAAAGTTTCATCCATTGCATCACTTAGTGGAATTTTTACTTTTTTAATTCTTTCACTAATAATACATCCACAAATTTTACCGATAAACACACACGCACCAATCATAATAATTGTTTTTATCGTATTTTATAAACACATTCCAAATATTAAAAGACTTATTTTTAAAGAGGAAAAACAGGTTTTATGA
- a CDS encoding sensor histidine kinase has protein sequence MLILIFSTMLYHYIKINIFETVVQVLNQEAIKLSSQNITNSFNFYIKELGHTPINAKIIQNEKNLKKPKYTSIKTEEKSSLMLEYPYKNSIIILDTDTTFYNKLVSQVLTDIIIINATMIFLILFFALFLSRSLLIPIKLLSAKLSKLNEIALDHIDENEIPLEFKPLGMGINRLIDRIHTFIGYQKELFIGIAHELKTPLAVMKTKNEVTLLKPRENEKYIEALKNNNISIDNMNKMISSILEIGRQEGAQFEKPVEIDIIKLINETCLNFKILAQSKDKAIITKLKPDEFFMSIQPNLFLHIIQNFIQNAIKFSPQNSAIIIKSTILDDYFKLDVVDEGIGIDESLDLFAPFKRSGNKSGAGLGLFLAKGAADAMNAQISLKNRNDQKGVIATIKIPISKTSKKLNKAFK, from the coding sequence ATGCTAATTTTAATATTTTCAACTATGCTTTACCACTATATAAAAATAAATATTTTTGAAACAGTGGTGCAGGTTTTAAACCAAGAAGCTATAAAACTATCATCTCAAAATATAACTAATAGTTTTAACTTTTATATAAAAGAGCTTGGTCACACGCCAATAAATGCAAAAATAATTCAAAATGAAAAAAATCTAAAAAAGCCAAAATATACAAGCATAAAAACAGAAGAAAAATCATCTCTTATGCTCGAATATCCCTATAAAAATAGCATCATCATACTTGATACAGACACAACTTTTTATAACAAATTAGTTTCTCAAGTATTAACTGATATTATTATTATAAATGCAACCATGATATTTTTAATTTTGTTTTTTGCTCTATTTTTATCAAGATCTCTTTTAATTCCTATTAAGCTTCTTTCAGCCAAGCTTTCAAAACTTAATGAAATAGCACTTGATCACATAGATGAAAATGAAATTCCACTAGAATTTAAGCCCCTTGGAATGGGTATAAATAGGCTTATTGATAGAATTCACACTTTTATAGGATATCAAAAAGAACTTTTTATAGGCATTGCGCATGAGTTAAAAACTCCACTTGCAGTTATGAAAACTAAAAATGAAGTTACTCTTTTAAAGCCAAGGGAAAATGAAAAATATATAGAAGCTTTAAAAAATAATAATATTTCAATTGATAATATGAATAAAATGATAAGCTCAATTTTAGAAATTGGCAGGCAAGAAGGTGCGCAATTTGAAAAGCCTGTTGAAATTGATATTATAAAACTTATAAATGAAACTTGTTTAAATTTTAAGATACTAGCACAATCAAAAGATAAGGCAATAATTACAAAATTAAAACCAGATGAGTTTTTTATGAGTATTCAACCAAATTTATTTTTACATATTATCCAAAATTTCATTCAAAATGCTATTAAATTTTCACCGCAAAACTCAGCTATTATCATAAAAAGCACTATTTTGGATGATTATTTTAAACTTGATGTTGTTGATGAGGGAATTGGAATAGATGAAAGCTTAGATCTTTTTGCGCCATTTAAACGAAGTGGTAATAAAAGCGGTGCTGGACTTGGATTATTTTTAGCAAAAGGTGCAGCCGATGCGATGAATGCCCAAATTTCACTTAAAAATAGAAATGATCAAAAAGGAGTCATTGCAACTATTAAAATTCCAATTTCAAAAACAAGTAAAAAATTAAATAAGGCTTTTAAATGA
- a CDS encoding helicase HerA domain-containing protein, with protein sequence MLQENLKLFYLGLKENGEPFLYKNKDLTTHAAIIGMTGSGKTGLGITLLEEAAIDNIPSIVIDPKGDMTNLALAFPKMQADDFLPYIDENEAKSKGMTTKELAEKTAEIWKNGIEGSFQSLDRVNLLKNSAEFKIFTPKSSSGLGVSLLSNFEAPLNLDEESLNEYTLSLSNSVLSLIGENDNSKELFLQNIFLENFKKNINLSIADLIHQIVTPPFLKLGVFDVETLYPANKRMEFAMKLNSLIASPSFSQWCKGEKLDISKMLFNDSGKARCNIFTISHLNDDERMFFVTLLLNEIIRWMRTTDGTSSLRMILYMDEIFGFFPPTSNPPSKTPMLTLLKQARAFGIGCVLSTQNPIDLDYKGLSNIGTWFIGRLQTAQDKNRVISGLTGVGESDKNKLLEQISNLKKRSFLVKNINESNLEIISSRFALSYLKGPLSSDQISNLMADKKENFKPLNLTLSKTKPVVSPNIDEYFYYENSSNLIPHLLASAKVIYKTKDFEYQKDLNLAIPLVSDEIKWENAFNFNQILSKTVKEDSEFEPLPSFIASNKDLSKEARDFKDYIFRNIKLTLFEALGEISKPNEEKSDFLIRINDKCNEILEDETSKFEAKFKAEKEKLEAQIQKAQIKLDKEKSDVKSSGINAAISIGGAILGMFLGNKTLTKTNASKVLTSSKSANRVLNERKDVALAKDALEALENRLNELVLEESAKLKELREKYNLKNLDIKTTEISARKTDIFDEKIALLWKS encoded by the coding sequence ATGCTACAAGAAAATTTAAAATTATTTTATTTAGGACTTAAAGAAAACGGTGAGCCATTTTTGTATAAAAACAAAGACTTAACAACTCACGCAGCAATTATTGGAATGACTGGAAGTGGAAAAACTGGTCTTGGAATTACGCTTTTAGAAGAAGCTGCTATTGATAATATCCCTTCAATTGTAATCGATCCAAAAGGCGATATGACAAATTTAGCTCTTGCTTTTCCAAAAATGCAAGCAGATGACTTTTTACCATATATTGATGAAAATGAGGCAAAAAGCAAAGGTATGACAACAAAAGAGTTGGCAGAAAAAACAGCTGAAATTTGGAAAAATGGTATTGAGGGGTCATTTCAAAGTTTAGATAGAGTAAATTTATTAAAAAACAGTGCTGAGTTTAAGATATTTACTCCAAAAAGTAGCTCTGGACTTGGTGTAAGTCTTTTAAGTAATTTTGAAGCACCTCTAAATTTAGATGAAGAAAGCCTAAATGAATACACACTGTCTTTATCAAACTCAGTATTATCGCTAATAGGAGAAAATGACAATTCAAAAGAGCTTTTTTTACAAAATATATTTTTAGAAAATTTCAAAAAAAATATAAATTTAAGTATTGCAGATTTAATTCATCAAATAGTAACTCCGCCATTTTTAAAGCTTGGAGTTTTTGATGTAGAAACTCTTTATCCGGCAAATAAAAGAATGGAATTTGCGATGAAGCTAAACTCCTTAATCGCAAGTCCGTCATTTTCACAGTGGTGCAAAGGCGAAAAACTTGATATTTCAAAAATGCTTTTTAATGATAGTGGAAAAGCAAGATGCAATATCTTTACAATTTCACATCTAAATGATGATGAAAGAATGTTTTTTGTAACCTTGCTTTTAAATGAAATCATAAGATGGATGCGAACAACTGATGGCACAAGTAGTTTAAGAATGATTTTATATATGGATGAAATTTTTGGCTTTTTCCCACCAACTTCAAACCCTCCATCAAAAACACCAATGCTAACACTTTTAAAACAAGCAAGAGCTTTTGGTATTGGATGTGTTTTATCAACGCAAAACCCAATAGATCTAGACTACAAAGGTCTTTCTAACATAGGCACTTGGTTTATTGGAAGACTTCAAACAGCTCAGGATAAAAACAGAGTAATAAGCGGGCTAACTGGCGTTGGAGAAAGTGATAAAAATAAATTGTTGGAGCAAATTTCAAATCTTAAAAAAAGAAGTTTTTTAGTTAAAAATATAAATGAATCAAATTTAGAAATAATTTCTTCAAGATTTGCATTAAGTTATCTAAAAGGCCCATTAAGTAGTGATCAAATTTCAAATTTAATGGCTGATAAAAAAGAAAATTTCAAACCATTAAATTTAACATTATCAAAAACAAAACCTGTAGTTTCACCAAATATTGATGAGTATTTTTATTATGAAAACTCATCAAATTTAATACCACATCTTTTAGCAAGTGCAAAAGTAATATACAAAACAAAAGATTTTGAATACCAAAAAGATTTAAATTTAGCAATACCACTTGTCAGTGATGAAATAAAGTGGGAAAACGCCTTTAATTTTAATCAAATTTTAAGTAAAACAGTAAAAGAAGATAGCGAGTTTGAGCCACTTCCTTCATTTATAGCATCAAATAAAGATTTAAGTAAAGAAGCAAGAGATTTTAAAGATTATATTTTTAGAAATATTAAACTCACACTTTTTGAGGCTCTTGGTGAAATTTCAAAACCAAATGAAGAAAAAAGCGATTTTTTAATAAGAATAAATGATAAATGTAATGAAATTTTAGAAGATGAAACTTCCAAATTTGAAGCTAAATTTAAAGCAGAAAAAGAAAAATTAGAAGCTCAAATTCAAAAAGCTCAAATTAAGCTTGATAAAGAAAAATCAGATGTCAAATCAAGTGGAATCAACGCAGCTATTAGTATCGGAGGTGCCATTTTAGGTATGTTTTTAGGAAATAAAACTCTTACAAAAACAAATGCTTCAAAAGTTTTAACGAGTTCAAAAAGTGCAAATAGAGTTTTAAATGAAAGAAAAGATGTCGCACTTGCAAAAGATGCGCTTGAGGCACTTGAAAATAGATTAAATGAGCTTGTATTGGAAGAAAGTGCGAAATTAAAAGAGCTAAGAGAGAAGTATAATTTAAAAAATTTAGATATTAAAACAACTGAAATTTCAGCTAGAAAAACTGATATTTTTGATGAAAAAATAGCTCTTTTATGGAAAAGTTAA
- a CDS encoding Ppx/GppA phosphatase family protein, whose protein sequence is MTKKVAVIDLGSNSARMVIFGRTSRLGFYILGEYKMKVRLGERAYEHSGIIQEDAMKKCFGAFVEFRKILNRYKIQKILAVGTSALRDAKNANEFINMVKKLGINLKVVDGDMEAYYGGFGAARLVKYPNNATTVDIGGGSTELAKIENGKVVKTFSLNLGTVRLKELFYDKENLNGLDEFVKELTDKISKDFQNNTIISIGGSLRAISNAIIQRRNYPLKMVHGFSYNYEKEKGFIEKIYSSKISDLGNFFIKKDRFDTIRGGAYIFKKVADILKAKEIITSGVGVREGVFLTNLIGKNAKFPGNFNPSLKSLQDRFITQNRPNITKFSKELFYTLKPLHKVSEIYINDLLAASKLADIGRKIGFYSKHLNANFIILNALNYGYTHKEKALIATIIKQNGKRVISQIEYEELKELLPDENSVIWLSFILKLATILDYSDIKNVSLSYKNKTLEIYGLKEDEYIKDTIKKMQKPGIFAITFN, encoded by the coding sequence ATGACGAAAAAAGTAGCAGTTATTGACCTTGGCTCAAACTCAGCAAGAATGGTAATTTTTGGAAGAACTAGTAGGCTTGGATTTTACATACTTGGTGAATACAAAATGAAAGTAAGACTTGGTGAAAGAGCTTATGAGCATAGTGGAATTATCCAAGAAGATGCTATGAAAAAGTGCTTTGGCGCTTTTGTGGAGTTTAGAAAGATACTAAATAGATATAAAATTCAAAAAATTCTAGCCGTTGGAACATCAGCTTTAAGAGATGCAAAAAATGCAAATGAGTTTATAAATATGGTTAAAAAACTTGGTATTAACCTAAAAGTTGTAGATGGCGATATGGAAGCATATTATGGCGGTTTTGGAGCAGCAAGACTTGTAAAATACCCAAATAATGCAACAACTGTTGATATTGGTGGAGGATCTACAGAACTTGCTAAAATAGAAAATGGAAAAGTTGTAAAAACATTTTCTTTAAATTTAGGAACTGTAAGATTAAAAGAGCTTTTTTATGATAAAGAAAATTTAAATGGACTTGATGAGTTTGTTAAAGAACTAACAGATAAAATTTCTAAAGATTTTCAAAACAATACAATTATCTCAATTGGAGGAAGTTTAAGAGCCATTTCAAATGCAATTATCCAAAGAAGAAACTATCCTTTAAAAATGGTTCATGGCTTTTCTTATAATTATGAAAAAGAAAAAGGCTTTATAGAAAAAATTTATTCTTCAAAAATATCAGATTTGGGAAACTTTTTTATAAAAAAAGATCGTTTTGATACGATAAGAGGTGGAGCTTATATTTTCAAAAAAGTTGCTGATATTCTAAAAGCAAAAGAGATAATTACAAGTGGAGTTGGTGTTAGAGAGGGAGTTTTTTTAACAAATTTAATAGGCAAAAATGCAAAATTTCCTGGAAATTTTAATCCATCTTTAAAAAGCTTGCAAGATAGGTTTATAACTCAAAATCGTCCAAATATAACTAAATTTTCAAAAGAGCTTTTTTATACCCTAAAACCACTTCATAAAGTTAGTGAAATTTATATAAATGATCTTTTAGCAGCCTCAAAACTCGCCGACATTGGAAGAAAAATAGGTTTTTACTCAAAGCATTTAAATGCTAATTTTATTATCTTAAACGCACTTAATTATGGCTATACACATAAAGAAAAAGCCCTAATTGCAACGATAATAAAACAAAATGGCAAAAGAGTAATAAGCCAGATTGAATATGAAGAATTAAAAGAGTTATTGCCTGATGAAAACTCAGTTATTTGGCTAAGTTTTATTTTAAAACTAGCTACGATTTTAGACTATAGTGATATAAAAAATGTAAGCCTTAGCTACAAAAATAAAACGCTTGAAATTTATGGGTTAAAAGAAGATGAATATATAAAAGACACTATTAAAAAAATGCAAAAACCAGGAATTTTTGCAATTACATTTAATTAA
- a CDS encoding phosphatidate cytidylyltransferase: protein MKTRLKTAGILILALLVLVWLDLYLLNFLIFAAVLALSLSEALKLYKIDDETIIPLGVGLFIIFAIFSGNSFSHVYKFIALTLLVASSFLAYKNSENLNSLKVLIYPLAPIFIMFSIYQVLGITCLVYLLVIIACADSGAYFIGKAFGSHGFCQTSPNKTLEGLLGGVVCAVFVGGAYYAFFMDAGTLPNPLISTIFIVVAGIFGDLFESYLKRKAGVKDSGEIFPGHGGMLDRIDSYFFGAIAMSLIYIW from the coding sequence ATGAAAACTCGCTTAAAAACAGCAGGGATACTCATTTTAGCACTACTTGTGCTTGTTTGGCTAGACTTGTATTTGCTCAACTTTTTAATATTTGCAGCTGTTTTAGCATTATCTTTAAGTGAGGCTTTAAAGCTTTATAAAATCGATGATGAAACTATCATCCCACTTGGCGTTGGACTTTTTATAATATTTGCAATTTTTTCAGGAAATAGCTTTTCACATGTTTATAAATTTATAGCACTTACTTTACTTGTTGCAAGCTCATTTTTAGCCTATAAAAATAGTGAAAATTTAAATTCTTTAAAAGTGCTTATCTATCCGCTAGCTCCAATATTTATAATGTTTAGCATATATCAAGTTTTAGGCATTACTTGCCTTGTTTATCTACTTGTGATAATTGCCTGTGCAGATAGTGGTGCATATTTTATCGGCAAAGCTTTTGGCTCACACGGTTTTTGTCAAACATCGCCTAACAAAACACTTGAAGGACTTCTTGGTGGTGTAGTTTGTGCTGTATTTGTAGGTGGGGCTTATTACGCATTTTTCATGGATGCAGGAACACTGCCAAATCCTTTAATTTCAACTATTTTTATCGTTGTTGCTGGAATTTTTGGGGATTTGTTTGAAAGCTATCTAAAAAGAAAAGCTGGAGTTAAAGATAGTGGTGAGATATTCCCAGGACATGGTGGAATGCTTGATAGAATAGACAGCTACTTTTTTGGCGCTATTGCTATGAGTTTAATTTATATATGGTAG
- a CDS encoding methylenetetrahydrofolate reductase: MFFEKLKNNESGILLYGQTPPKQNHQNLENLLELRKKRLNLLDVDGIVIYDLQDEGDRNDEKRTFEFVKTIDPYEYYKSLELKFPGIIYKSVGKYSQDEFIKSLKFDKNIANVFVGASSKDQKIKLSLKKAYEIKKEFAKDIPLGGICIPERHEAKHNEHLKVANKTLNGCEFFITQAVYNAINAKNFIDDYAKLNIKKVPIIFTFTPCGSLKTLEFMKWLGISIPPFLENRLKNSIDILQSSVSLSFEMFEFIYRYAKNKGVVVGANVESISTRKVEIEASIKLLQDIKRSIDRKV; encoded by the coding sequence ATGTTTTTTGAAAAACTTAAAAACAATGAAAGTGGAATTTTGCTTTATGGACAAACACCACCAAAGCAAAATCATCAAAACTTAGAAAATTTACTTGAACTTAGAAAAAAAAGACTTAACTTGCTTGATGTTGATGGTATCGTTATATATGATCTGCAAGATGAGGGCGATAGAAATGATGAAAAAAGAACTTTTGAGTTTGTAAAAACTATAGATCCGTACGAATATTATAAGTCTTTAGAGCTTAAATTTCCAGGTATTATTTATAAATCAGTAGGAAAATACAGCCAAGATGAGTTTATAAAAAGTTTAAAATTTGATAAAAATATAGCAAATGTTTTTGTTGGAGCTAGTTCAAAAGATCAAAAAATAAAACTTAGTTTAAAAAAAGCTTATGAGATCAAAAAAGAATTTGCAAAAGATATCCCACTTGGTGGAATTTGCATACCTGAAAGACATGAGGCAAAACACAATGAGCACTTAAAAGTGGCAAATAAAACATTAAATGGTTGTGAGTTTTTTATAACTCAAGCGGTTTATAATGCGATAAATGCCAAGAATTTTATAGATGATTATGCAAAATTAAATATAAAAAAAGTTCCCATTATTTTTACTTTCACGCCATGTGGAAGCTTAAAAACACTTGAGTTTATGAAGTGGCTTGGTATTTCAATTCCGCCATTTTTGGAAAATAGGCTAAAAAATAGTATTGATATTTTACAAAGTTCAGTTTCGCTTAGTTTTGAAATGTTTGAGTTTATATATAGATATGCTAAAAATAAAGGCGTTGTTGTTGGGGCAAATGTTGAAAGTATTTCAACTAGAAAAGTTGAAATAGAAGCATCTATTAAGCTATTGCAAGATATAAAAAGAAGTATTGATAGAAAAGTTTGA